From Fusobacterium varium:
AAAAGGAATTGAAATAAATGGAAAATCAATGGCTGAATACTTTGGAGGAAGACAAATTCTTTCTAGAATAGTAGAGCAACCATTGGTATTAACTGAAACTTTAGATAAATTTGAAGTAAGAGTTAATGTAGTTGGAGGAGGAAACTCTGGACAAGCTGGAGCTATTAGACATGGTGTAGCAAGAGCTTTACTACTTTCTGATGAAACTTTAAAAGCAGCTTTAAGAGAAGCTGGATTCCTAACTAGAGACTCAAGAATGGTAGAAAGAAAGAAATACGGAAAGAAAAAAGCAAGAAGAAGTCCTCAATTCTCAAAAAGATAATTGGTTGGATTTATCAAAAATTGTTTATCAATACCACAGAGAAATCTGTGGTATTTTTTTGTT
This genomic window contains:
- the rpsI gene encoding 30S ribosomal protein S9, coding for MTVAEMIQYRGTGRRKTSVARVRLIPGGKGIEINGKSMAEYFGGRQILSRIVEQPLVLTETLDKFEVRVNVVGGGNSGQAGAIRHGVARALLLSDETLKAALREAGFLTRDSRMVERKKYGKKKARRSPQFSKR